The following coding sequences lie in one Flavobacterium sediminis genomic window:
- a CDS encoding pyridoxal-phosphate dependent enzyme produces the protein MKYAKNILETIGNTPLVKINKITKEIDALVLAKVETFNPGNSVKDRMAVKMIEDAEADGRLKPGGTIIEGTSGNTGMGLALGAIIKGYKLICVITDKQSKEKMDILRAVGAKVIVCPTDVEPTDPRSYYSVSKRLSEEVPNAWYVNQYDNPSNALAHYEQTGPEIWEQTEGKVTHFVVGVGTGGTISGVAKYLKEQNPNVKIWGVDTYGSVFKKYHETGIFDENEIYSYITEGIGEDILPKNVDFSLIDGFTKVTDKDAAVFTRKLALEEGIFVGNSAGAAIKGVLQLKEHFKPEDVVVVLFHDSGSRYVGKIFNDDWMRERGFLEEEITKAEDLIKDHIDKPLVTVKTEELVSHAIERMKKYKISQIPVVDSKGFVGSVDEADLFRSYVEDKDIADKPIKEVMGKPFPVVKASVPVEEISKLITKENQAVLVDLGESKFHIITKHDIISAIK, from the coding sequence ATGAAATACGCAAAGAATATATTAGAGACCATCGGAAATACCCCTTTGGTAAAGATCAATAAGATAACAAAAGAGATTGATGCTTTGGTTTTGGCTAAAGTAGAAACTTTTAATCCCGGAAACTCCGTAAAGGATCGTATGGCTGTTAAAATGATTGAAGATGCTGAGGCCGACGGGCGATTAAAACCCGGAGGGACAATAATTGAAGGAACTTCAGGAAATACCGGAATGGGCTTAGCTCTTGGAGCGATTATTAAAGGGTATAAACTGATTTGTGTAATCACGGATAAACAATCAAAAGAGAAAATGGATATCCTTAGAGCTGTCGGAGCAAAAGTAATTGTTTGTCCTACAGATGTGGAACCTACAGATCCACGCTCTTATTATTCGGTTTCGAAACGTTTGTCTGAAGAGGTGCCGAATGCGTGGTATGTAAATCAATATGATAACCCTAGTAATGCTTTAGCACATTACGAACAAACCGGACCGGAAATTTGGGAACAAACAGAAGGTAAAGTCACACATTTTGTAGTGGGAGTCGGAACCGGAGGTACTATTTCTGGAGTTGCTAAATATTTAAAAGAACAAAATCCGAATGTGAAAATCTGGGGTGTTGATACTTACGGATCAGTATTTAAAAAGTATCACGAAACCGGTATTTTTGATGAAAATGAAATTTATTCATACATCACAGAAGGAATCGGTGAAGATATTTTGCCTAAAAATGTAGACTTTTCATTGATTGATGGTTTTACCAAAGTAACAGATAAAGATGCAGCGGTTTTTACACGTAAACTGGCTTTGGAAGAAGGGATTTTTGTTGGAAATTCAGCAGGTGCAGCAATTAAAGGAGTTTTACAGCTAAAAGAGCATTTTAAACCAGAAGACGTAGTAGTGGTCTTATTTCACGATAGCGGAAGCCGTTATGTAGGCAAAATTTTTAATGATGATTGGATGCGTGAACGCGGTTTCTTAGAAGAAGAAATTACAAAAGCAGAAGATTTGATCAAAGATCATATAGATAAGCCTTTAGTTACCGTTAAGACAGAAGAATTGGTTTCACATGCAATTGAACGTATGAAGAAATATAAAATTTCTCAAATTCCGGTAGTGGATAGTAAAGGATTTGTAGGTAGTGTAGACGAAGCAGATTTGTTTCGTAGTTATGTGGAGGATAAAGACATTGCCGATAAACCGATTAAAGAAGTAATGGGAAAACCATTCCCTGTTGTGAAAGCTTCGGTTCCGGTAGAAGAAATTTCAAAATTGATCACCAAAGAAAATCAAGCGGTTTTGGTAGATCTGGGAGAAAGCAAATTTCACATTATAACCAAACATGATATCATCAGCGCTATTAAATAA
- a CDS encoding GLPGLI family protein — protein MKRFFLLLVFLSFLFSNAQHKTAYKISFSKIYNGNPIDTENPIITFATTEQCLITTHNIQTQKADFPFERTIVYPKSGEFVKMNNLSKDKTISTKDTASLAKQEFKITDEFKSILGYKCRKAETVINSNHIDIWYTTQLHINGGPSVLGQTLGLVLEINRNNNYIITAEKIEKTKNFTPLQLDEKQFVDILTYNDLVWKSRFKIIPVFEEELVRFSDEARSSDSILRFANGTIILKKIRFPEFKKGDQIFVELKEQSNGDAYDRTGSVFIIPQDKPISFLNGLQEGAKTLPIYTNGNGKEYQGVVATPEYSPLIELMRFFTPFGIHQYNHIRLKNKEWYDAVSYREEVSELRSFLSGKEFWVGCFIGNYDKGGHKISLNISIHHEETEVFNYDTVIPLFNTTNVMEMAGQEYGTMFNSEKGLLVSFRTHTKIENAVLRYTVTGHGGWENGDEFVPKANTIYLDGQKIQTLIPWRQDCGSYRLFNPASGNFANGLSSSDYSRSNWCPGTVTYPFYIFLGNLSEGEHTLQVQIPQGEPEGGSFSAWNVSGVLLGN, from the coding sequence ATGAAAAGATTTTTCTTACTACTCGTTTTTTTAAGCTTCTTATTTTCAAATGCTCAACATAAAACAGCATACAAAATCAGTTTCTCTAAAATATATAATGGTAACCCAATTGATACGGAAAACCCGATTATAACTTTCGCTACTACCGAACAATGCTTGATCACAACTCATAACATTCAGACTCAAAAAGCGGATTTCCCTTTCGAACGAACTATTGTATATCCAAAGTCGGGTGAATTTGTAAAAATGAACAATTTGTCTAAAGACAAAACGATCAGCACAAAAGACACCGCTTCCTTAGCAAAGCAAGAATTTAAAATTACAGATGAATTCAAATCTATTTTGGGCTACAAATGCCGAAAAGCCGAAACAGTCATTAATTCCAATCATATCGATATCTGGTATACCACTCAACTACATATAAACGGAGGCCCGAGTGTTCTGGGACAAACTCTAGGTTTGGTTTTAGAAATAAACCGCAATAATAATTACATCATCACTGCCGAAAAAATTGAGAAAACAAAGAACTTTACGCCATTACAATTAGACGAAAAACAATTTGTTGACATCTTAACTTATAACGATCTGGTATGGAAAAGCCGGTTTAAGATCATCCCCGTCTTTGAAGAAGAATTAGTCCGTTTTTCCGACGAAGCCCGCTCAAGCGACAGTATTTTACGTTTCGCCAACGGTACTATTATTCTAAAGAAAATCCGATTTCCGGAATTTAAAAAAGGAGATCAAATCTTTGTGGAACTGAAAGAACAATCAAATGGAGATGCTTACGACCGAACCGGAAGTGTTTTTATAATACCGCAAGACAAACCTATCTCTTTTTTAAACGGACTGCAAGAAGGTGCGAAAACCCTACCGATCTATACTAACGGAAACGGAAAGGAATATCAAGGAGTTGTGGCTACTCCCGAATATTCTCCATTGATTGAGCTTATGCGCTTTTTCACACCTTTCGGCATCCATCAATACAACCATATCAGATTAAAAAATAAAGAATGGTATGATGCAGTTTCTTATAGAGAAGAAGTTTCTGAATTGCGTTCTTTTCTTTCCGGAAAAGAATTTTGGGTAGGTTGTTTTATCGGGAACTATGACAAAGGCGGACATAAAATATCTCTGAACATAAGCATTCATCACGAAGAAACGGAAGTTTTCAATTACGACACCGTTATTCCTTTATTTAACACTACCAATGTCATGGAAATGGCCGGTCAGGAATATGGTACAATGTTCAATAGTGAAAAAGGATTACTTGTATCTTTCAGAACTCATACAAAAATTGAAAATGCAGTATTGCGTTATACTGTAACCGGACACGGAGGTTGGGAAAACGGCGATGAATTTGTCCCGAAAGCCAATACTATATATCTTGACGGACAAAAAATACAAACGTTAATTCCGTGGCGACAAGATTGTGGCTCCTATCGCTTATTTAATCCTGCATCGGGTAATTTTGCTAACGGCTTGTCTTCATCTGACTACAGTCGCTCTAACTGGTGTCCCGGAACAGTAACCTATCCTTTTTATATTTTTCTGGGAAATTTATCTGAAGGGGAACATACCTTACAGGTACAGATCCCGCAAGGCGAACCTGAAGGCGGAAGTTTCAGCGCCTGGAATGTATCGGGAGTATTGCTTGGGAATTAG
- a CDS encoding PspC family transcriptional regulator: MIYKLLHFFEKHGFFVASRLAERLGMRATNVRLFFIYISFITVGLGFGFYLTLAFLLKLKDMIYTKRSSVFDL; encoded by the coding sequence ATGATTTACAAACTGCTTCATTTTTTTGAAAAACATGGTTTTTTTGTAGCATCAAGGCTGGCTGAGCGTCTTGGAATGCGTGCTACAAATGTACGTTTGTTTTTTATTTACATATCATTTATAACTGTTGGTTTAGGCTTTGGGTTTTATCTTACGTTAGCTTTTTTGTTAAAACTTAAAGATATGATTTACACTAAGCGTAGCTCTGTATTTGATCTGTAA
- a CDS encoding sodium-dependent transporter, translating to MSTKTESWGSRVGLILAMAGNAVGLGNFLRFPVQAVQNGGGAFIIPYLICFLVMGIPLLFIEWSTGRYGGKFGNHSTPYILDTMAKGKIWKYIGVFGIFTNIAVASYYCYIESWTMSYVYHSVVGTFSEMSQGEVAGFFNSYVDVSHSTTGIPYESIVFYIICLLLNTYILSKGLGGIEKVAKIGMPLLILFGFILAVRGLTLGTSGASDIFPDANAWDGLNFLWTPQFDSLSNPKVWLAAAGQIFFTLSVGMGTVHCYAAYVREKDDIALNAVSAGFMNEFVEVVLGSLIVIPIAAGYLGLDWVIQNAGFGMAFQTMPYLFQQWGSVLAVFAGVFWFGLLFFAGITSSLAMGTPWMGFMQDEFNWSKTKGAWSFGALALIMGLPTVIFYNEGLFDQYDYWAGTVSLVVFAFLETVLFSYIFGIKKGWAEINKGADIKLPGIYKYIILIVTPLLLGWVLVSSVPDWVDKVKDNDTYNKEWFAKEFRAENFDAAGEKDGKVVDVAEDHVKIAFDSEKKVFDKETKQVKVVSFTDYKEYSFDPSKGQKATVQLGDVVKPNDVIAKGEFTNSAFYKFIGRMLLLSLFIFISVVVYLAYRKRVKEGRATL from the coding sequence ATGTCAACAAAAACAGAGTCTTGGGGTTCGCGTGTCGGACTCATTTTGGCAATGGCCGGGAATGCAGTCGGGCTAGGGAATTTTTTAAGATTTCCGGTTCAGGCAGTACAGAATGGAGGAGGAGCCTTTATTATTCCTTATTTAATATGTTTCTTGGTAATGGGTATCCCATTATTATTCATAGAGTGGTCTACCGGACGTTACGGAGGTAAATTCGGGAATCACAGTACTCCTTATATTTTAGATACAATGGCAAAAGGGAAAATATGGAAATACATAGGTGTTTTCGGTATTTTTACTAACATTGCGGTTGCTTCCTATTATTGCTATATTGAATCTTGGACTATGTCTTATGTTTACCATTCTGTTGTGGGAACATTCAGTGAAATGAGTCAGGGTGAAGTAGCGGGATTCTTTAACTCTTATGTAGATGTGTCCCATTCTACAACAGGTATTCCTTATGAATCTATTGTTTTTTATATCATCTGTTTATTGTTGAACACCTATATCCTTTCTAAAGGATTAGGAGGAATTGAAAAAGTAGCTAAAATTGGTATGCCGTTATTGATCCTATTTGGTTTTATTTTAGCAGTCAGAGGTTTGACTTTGGGAACATCCGGAGCATCGGATATTTTTCCGGATGCAAATGCATGGGATGGCTTAAACTTCCTTTGGACACCCCAATTTGATTCACTATCAAATCCGAAAGTATGGCTGGCAGCCGCAGGTCAGATATTCTTTACGCTTTCTGTAGGTATGGGGACGGTTCATTGTTATGCTGCTTATGTGAGAGAAAAAGATGATATTGCTTTAAATGCTGTTTCAGCCGGTTTTATGAATGAATTCGTGGAAGTAGTATTAGGAAGTTTAATTGTTATTCCTATTGCGGCAGGTTATTTAGGTTTAGATTGGGTAATCCAAAATGCAGGTTTTGGTATGGCCTTCCAAACAATGCCTTATCTGTTCCAGCAATGGGGTTCTGTTTTAGCAGTTTTTGCCGGAGTATTCTGGTTTGGCTTATTGTTCTTTGCAGGGATAACATCTTCTTTGGCTATGGGTACACCGTGGATGGGCTTTATGCAGGATGAGTTTAATTGGAGTAAAACAAAAGGGGCCTGGTCTTTCGGAGCATTAGCCTTGATCATGGGACTGCCAACTGTGATTTTCTATAATGAAGGATTATTCGATCAGTACGACTATTGGGCAGGGACTGTGAGTTTGGTGGTTTTTGCTTTTCTTGAAACTGTATTGTTTTCCTATATTTTCGGAATTAAAAAAGGATGGGCAGAGATCAATAAAGGTGCAGATATTAAATTACCGGGAATTTATAAGTATATTATTTTAATTGTTACACCTTTATTGCTAGGTTGGGTTTTGGTTTCAAGTGTGCCTGACTGGGTTGATAAGGTAAAAGATAATGATACTTATAATAAAGAATGGTTTGCTAAAGAGTTCAGAGCAGAGAATTTTGATGCCGCCGGTGAAAAGGATGGAAAAGTAGTTGATGTGGCAGAAGATCATGTTAAAATTGCTTTTGATAGTGAGAAGAAGGTTTTTGATAAGGAAACCAAACAAGTTAAGGTTGTTAGTTTTACGGATTATAAAGAATATAGCTTTGATCCATCAAAAGGACAAAAAGCAACAGTTCAATTAGGAGATGTTGTGAAACCGAATGATGTTATAGCTAAAGGAGAATTTACGAACAGTGCATTTTATAAATTCATAGGGAGAATGTTACTGTTGAGTTTATTTATTTTTATATCAGTTGTGGTATATTTAGCATATAGAAAACGTGTAAAAGAAGGGAGAGCAACATTATGA
- a CDS encoding ComEA family DNA-binding protein: MRIKKLKSYFVYSSEHRSGIFILTLLILLIQVFYYFYKNRSLSEYKLSEKEVQWLAVQQEIDSLKGSQINAKSKIYPFNPNFITDYKGYVLGMSVQELDKLRKFRAEGTFVNSAKEFQKVTGVSDSLLALISPYFKFPDWVNRKEVQQNNSNHKFLDSQSKVVSLIDANLATKEDWMEVYGIGDKISDIILKEKEKFGAFVAIEQLQYVWGITPEVYEKVHNRFFVSEENKELIKKINVNSASVKELASFPYFDYKLAKGIVTYRSMNGGVQNIEDLTKINDFPVEKIKIIALYLEM; encoded by the coding sequence ATGCGTATAAAGAAATTAAAATCCTACTTTGTGTATTCGTCTGAACACAGAAGTGGGATTTTTATTTTGACCCTGTTGATACTGTTGATTCAGGTTTTCTATTATTTTTATAAAAACAGAAGTCTTTCGGAATACAAACTTTCTGAAAAAGAAGTGCAATGGCTGGCGGTTCAGCAGGAAATAGATTCGCTTAAAGGGAGTCAGATTAATGCTAAATCTAAAATTTATCCTTTTAATCCCAACTTTATTACAGATTATAAAGGATATGTTTTAGGAATGTCAGTACAAGAATTGGATAAGCTTCGTAAATTCAGAGCAGAAGGAACTTTTGTTAATTCAGCCAAGGAGTTTCAGAAAGTTACGGGTGTTTCGGATTCTCTATTGGCTCTGATCTCTCCGTATTTTAAGTTCCCTGATTGGGTTAATAGGAAGGAGGTTCAGCAGAATAATTCAAATCATAAATTTTTAGATTCACAATCAAAAGTAGTTTCGTTAATAGATGCTAATTTGGCAACTAAAGAAGATTGGATGGAGGTCTATGGAATAGGAGATAAAATTTCTGACATTATATTAAAAGAAAAAGAGAAATTCGGGGCATTTGTTGCAATTGAACAATTGCAATATGTTTGGGGAATTACCCCTGAAGTGTATGAAAAAGTGCATAATCGTTTCTTTGTTTCTGAAGAGAATAAGGAACTGATTAAGAAAATTAATGTTAATTCAGCTTCGGTTAAAGAATTAGCTTCTTTTCCTTATTTTGATTACAAGTTAGCTAAAGGTATTGTGACGTACAGAAGTATGAATGGAGGAGTTCAAAATATTGAAGATTTAACAAAAATAAATGATTTTCCTGTTGAAAAAATAAAAATAATAGCTTTATATTTGGAAATGTAA
- a CDS encoding acyl-CoA dehydrogenase family protein, translated as MNFEYTETQKMIAESIRDFAEVHIRPFIMEWDEAQIFPVELFKKLGEMGFMGVLVPEELGGSGLGYHEYITVIEEISKVDSSIGLSVAAHNSLCTNHILTFANDEQKKKWIPKLATGEWIGAWGLTEHNTGSDAGGMNSTAVKQGDNWVLNGAKNFITHAITGNVAVVIARTGEKGDSRGMTAFVVEKGTPGFSSGKKENKLGMRASETAELIFDSCVVPDANRLGEVGEGFIQAMKVLDGGRISIGALSLGIAKGAYEAALKYSKERHQFGKPISDFQAIGFKLADMATEIEASELLLHKAAYLKNNHKPVTKLGAMAKMYASEVCVKVSTDAIQIHGGYGYTKDFPVEKFYRDSKLCTIGEGTTEIQKLVISRNILKE; from the coding sequence ATGAATTTTGAATATACTGAAACGCAAAAAATGATCGCAGAATCCATTCGGGATTTTGCAGAAGTTCACATTAGACCTTTTATAATGGAATGGGATGAAGCCCAGATTTTTCCGGTTGAACTTTTTAAGAAATTAGGGGAAATGGGTTTTATGGGAGTGTTAGTTCCGGAAGAGCTTGGAGGTTCGGGATTAGGGTATCATGAATACATTACCGTTATAGAAGAAATTTCAAAAGTAGACTCGTCGATAGGGCTTTCAGTAGCTGCCCATAATTCACTTTGTACAAATCATATTTTAACTTTTGCAAATGATGAGCAAAAGAAAAAATGGATACCTAAGTTAGCCACCGGAGAATGGATAGGTGCGTGGGGATTAACGGAGCATAATACCGGTTCAGATGCGGGAGGAATGAATTCCACTGCTGTTAAACAAGGGGATAATTGGGTGCTTAACGGAGCCAAGAACTTTATTACACATGCAATTACAGGAAATGTAGCGGTTGTTATTGCCCGAACGGGAGAAAAAGGAGATTCAAGAGGTATGACGGCTTTTGTTGTTGAAAAAGGAACACCGGGATTTTCTTCCGGGAAAAAAGAGAATAAACTGGGGATGAGAGCCAGTGAAACTGCTGAGTTGATCTTTGATAGTTGTGTGGTGCCAGATGCTAATCGTTTAGGTGAGGTCGGAGAAGGTTTTATACAAGCTATGAAAGTTTTAGATGGCGGTCGGATATCTATCGGGGCACTTTCTTTAGGTATTGCTAAAGGAGCTTATGAAGCTGCTCTGAAATATTCGAAAGAGCGCCATCAATTCGGAAAACCGATCAGTGATTTCCAGGCTATAGGCTTCAAATTAGCGGATATGGCTACTGAAATAGAAGCCTCTGAATTGCTATTGCATAAGGCAGCTTATCTGAAAAATAACCATAAACCAGTTACCAAATTAGGGGCAATGGCAAAAATGTATGCTTCTGAAGTGTGTGTGAAGGTTTCTACGGACGCAATTCAGATACACGGAGGTTATGGATATACTAAAGATTTTCCGGTGGAGAAATTCTATCGCGACTCTAAATTATGTACAATAGGAGAAGGTACAACAGAAATACAAAAATTGGTTATTTCTCGAAATATTTTAAAAGAATAA
- a CDS encoding MBL fold metallo-hydrolase, translated as MNTIDVIDLHFQSEESIASFLIPSSDGLILIESGPESTWKNLEKGIIDLGYKTEDIKHVFLTHIHFDHAGAAWKLAEKGATIYVHPIGLPHMANPEKLWNSASQIYGDDMDRLWGKMRPIPENQLKAVDDGDEITIGEHKINVWYTPGHAIHHNAYQINDIIFTGDVAGVKIENGPVQPPCPPPDINLDLWIKSIAKLKALNPSTLYLTHFSRQENPIALLEELENRLYSWANWIKPYFDSQAPIAEVTPKFVEFTKQELIASGLTQHEIKRYEYANPSFMSVTGLYRYWKLKSEGRI; from the coding sequence ATGAACACAATTGATGTAATTGATCTGCACTTTCAATCAGAGGAAAGTATTGCTTCTTTCCTGATCCCGTCATCCGACGGCTTAATCCTCATAGAATCGGGACCTGAAAGCACTTGGAAAAATCTAGAGAAGGGAATTATAGACTTAGGATATAAAACAGAAGATATCAAACACGTTTTCCTTACACACATCCATTTTGATCACGCCGGTGCCGCTTGGAAATTAGCTGAAAAAGGCGCTACTATATATGTTCATCCGATAGGATTACCTCACATGGCTAATCCTGAAAAACTCTGGAATTCTGCAAGTCAGATCTACGGAGATGACATGGACAGGCTTTGGGGAAAAATGAGACCCATTCCGGAAAATCAATTAAAAGCAGTCGACGACGGAGATGAAATCACAATAGGAGAACACAAGATCAACGTTTGGTATACTCCAGGACACGCTATACACCACAATGCTTATCAGATCAACGACATCATCTTTACCGGAGATGTTGCAGGGGTAAAAATAGAAAACGGCCCCGTTCAACCTCCTTGCCCGCCACCCGACATCAATCTTGATCTATGGATTAAATCAATAGCTAAACTAAAAGCTCTAAATCCAAGTACGCTATACTTAACACACTTCTCTCGACAAGAAAACCCTATAGCCTTATTAGAGGAATTAGAAAACAGACTTTATTCTTGGGCTAACTGGATCAAACCTTATTTTGACAGCCAAGCTCCCATTGCAGAAGTTACTCCGAAATTTGTTGAATTCACAAAACAAGAATTGATCGCAAGTGGTTTAACCCAACACGAGATCAAACGATACGAATACGCAAATCCTAGTTTCATGTCAGTTACCGGGCTTTACCGTTACTGGAAATTAAAATCGGAAGGAAGAATATAA
- the rpsU gene encoding 30S ribosomal protein S21 produces the protein MLIIPIKDGENIDKALKRYKRKFDKTGTVRQLRSRQQFTKPSVARRAEVQKAQYIQRLKDSAES, from the coding sequence ATGTTAATTATACCTATTAAAGACGGAGAAAATATCGATAAAGCGTTAAAACGTTACAAGAGAAAATTTGATAAAACTGGAACAGTTCGTCAATTAAGATCACGTCAGCAGTTTACGAAACCGTCAGTTGCGAGAAGAGCTGAAGTACAGAAAGCACAATATATTCAAAGATTGAAAGATTCAGCTGAATCATAA
- a CDS encoding tyrosine-type recombinase/integrase has protein sequence MRNIQAYKDYLEKERKYSRHTVLAYVNDVSEFREFIKKEFEEEFLDVVKYNMVRAWIVMMIEKGVSNNSVNRKISSLKSFYKFLLKVKVISVNPLVKHKSLKVAKKVQVPFSEKELKQVVELTDFPSGFEGVRNRLIIELFYTTGMRRAELIDLKESNVDFYNKSVKVLGKRNKERIIPLLPVTIELIVEYQRLKKSENILSESEVLILSKKGRKISESFVYRLINDYFSSVSQKVKKSPHVLRHTFATHLLNNGADLNSVKELLGHASLASTQIYTHSSLAELKNVYEKSHPRNLK, from the coding sequence ATGCGAAATATCCAAGCTTATAAAGATTATCTGGAAAAGGAACGAAAGTATTCCCGACATACAGTGTTGGCTTATGTAAATGATGTTTCTGAATTTCGGGAATTTATAAAAAAGGAGTTTGAGGAAGAGTTCTTGGATGTAGTGAAATACAATATGGTAAGAGCTTGGATTGTTATGATGATCGAGAAAGGCGTTTCTAATAATTCTGTGAATCGTAAAATATCATCTTTAAAGTCTTTTTATAAGTTTCTGCTTAAGGTTAAGGTGATTTCTGTAAATCCGTTGGTAAAGCATAAATCATTGAAAGTGGCGAAGAAAGTTCAGGTTCCGTTTTCTGAAAAAGAGCTGAAACAGGTTGTTGAACTTACTGATTTTCCTTCCGGGTTTGAAGGAGTTAGGAATCGGTTGATTATAGAGTTGTTTTATACTACCGGGATGAGGCGTGCTGAGTTGATTGATTTAAAGGAGTCTAATGTGGATTTTTACAACAAGTCGGTTAAGGTTTTAGGGAAGAGAAATAAGGAGCGGATTATTCCTTTGTTGCCGGTTACAATAGAGCTGATTGTTGAGTACCAAAGGCTTAAAAAAAGTGAAAATATACTGTCAGAAAGCGAAGTGTTAATTTTGTCTAAAAAAGGCAGGAAAATAAGCGAATCGTTTGTTTATCGTCTAATAAATGATTACTTTAGTAGTGTGTCTCAAAAAGTAAAAAAGAGTCCGCACGTTCTTAGGCATACGTTTGCAACACACTTGTTAAATAACGGAGCCGATCTTAATTCAGTAAAAGAGTTATTGGGTCATGCTAGTTTAGCCTCAACTCAGATTTATACACATAGTAGCTTAGCAGAGCTGAAAAATGTATACGAGAAGTCGCATCCTAGAAATCTGAAATAA
- the hpf gene encoding ribosome hibernation-promoting factor, HPF/YfiA family, whose amino-acid sequence MKVNVQAVNFNIDKKLVDFTNEKLGKLEKYFDKIVASDVFLRVENTSDKENKTVEVKVQVPGDELVVKKTCKTFEEGIDSAEESLERMLVKHKEKVRAYL is encoded by the coding sequence ATGAAAGTAAATGTTCAGGCAGTTAATTTTAACATTGACAAAAAATTAGTTGATTTTACTAATGAGAAGTTAGGAAAATTAGAAAAGTATTTTGATAAAATAGTAGCTTCTGATGTCTTTTTAAGAGTTGAGAATACCAGTGATAAAGAAAATAAAACCGTAGAGGTTAAAGTTCAGGTTCCCGGCGATGAATTGGTTGTAAAAAAAACGTGTAAAACATTTGAAGAAGGCATAGATTCGGCTGAAGAATCATTAGAAAGAATGTTGGTAAAACATAAAGAAAAAGTAAGAGCTTATTTGTAA
- the tuf gene encoding elongation factor Tu, protein MAKETFDRSKPHLNIGTIGHVDHGKTTLTAAITKVLADAGLSEARSFDQIDNAPEEKERGITINTSHVEYQTAKRHYAHVDCPGHADYVKNMVTGAAQMDGAILVVAATDGPMPQTREHILLGRQVGVPRIVVFMNKVDMVDDAELLELVEMEIRDLLSFYQYDGDNGPVVKGSALGALNGEPKWVETVMELMNAVDEWIEEPVRDNEKPFLMPVEDVFTITGRGTVATGRIETGIANTGDPVEIIGMGADKLTSTITGVEMFCKILDRGEAGDNVGLLLRGIDKADIKRGMVICKPGSVKPHAHFKAEVYILKKEEGGRHTPFHNNYRPQFYVRTTDVTGTIKLPAGVEMVMPGDNLTIEVELLNPIALSVGLRFAIREGGRTVGAGQVTEILD, encoded by the coding sequence ATGGCAAAAGAAACCTTTGATCGTTCGAAACCCCATTTAAATATTGGTACTATCGGACACGTTGACCACGGTAAAACCACTTTGACTGCTGCTATTACTAAAGTATTAGCAGATGCTGGTTTATCAGAAGCTAGATCTTTCGATCAGATTGACAATGCTCCGGAAGAAAAAGAAAGAGGTATTACTATTAATACATCTCACGTAGAATATCAAACTGCAAAACGTCACTACGCACACGTTGACTGTCCAGGTCACGCGGATTACGTTAAAAACATGGTAACGGGTGCTGCTCAGATGGATGGTGCTATTTTAGTGGTAGCTGCTACTGATGGTCCGATGCCTCAAACTCGTGAGCACATCTTGTTAGGTCGTCAGGTTGGTGTGCCTAGAATCGTTGTATTCATGAATAAAGTGGATATGGTTGATGATGCTGAGTTGTTAGAGTTAGTAGAAATGGAAATCAGAGATCTATTGTCTTTCTATCAATATGATGGTGATAATGGTCCTGTTGTTAAAGGTTCTGCTCTTGGTGCATTGAATGGTGAGCCAAAATGGGTTGAAACTGTTATGGAATTAATGAATGCTGTTGATGAGTGGATTGAAGAGCCAGTTCGTGATAACGAAAAACCATTCTTGATGCCAGTTGAAGACGTGTTTACAATTACTGGTCGTGGTACTGTAGCTACAGGACGTATCGAAACAGGTATTGCTAATACAGGTGATCCGGTTGAAATCATTGGTATGGGGGCTGATAAATTGACTTCTACAATTACAGGAGTTGAGATGTTCTGTAAAATCTTAGATAGAGGTGAAGCTGGAGATAACGTTGGTTTGTTATTGAGAGGTATTGATAAAGCTGATATCAAAAGAGGTATGGTAATCTGTAAACCAGGTTCTGTAAAACCGCACGCTCATTTTAAAGCTGAGGTTTATATCTTGAAAAAAGAAGAAGGTGGTCGTCATACGCCATTCCATAACAATTACCGTCCTCAGTTCTACGTACGTACAACTGATGTAACAGGTACAATTAAATTACCAGCAGGTGTGGAGATGGTTATGCCAGGTGATAACTTAACTATCGAAGTTGAGTTGTTGAATCCAATCGCTTTATCAGTAGGTTTACGTTTCGCTATCCGTGAAGGTGGTAGAACAGTAGGTGCTGGTCAGGTAACTGAAATTTTAGACTAA